From the genome of Treponema denticola:
GGCAATCAAAAAAAGAGCTGTTGAAGCCGTCCCGTAAAGCCCCCCTTAAAGCCCCGATGCCAAAATAGGCATCATATTTTGAAGCACTATGGGAACGGGAGTTCCGGGAAGAGGAAATGCTATAAAACCGCTTACGGCAATAAAGGCAGCAAAAAGCGGAACAAAAATTAGCATAATCGATAGTTTAAAATTTGAGCTCATATTTTCTCCAAATCAAATTGATAACTATAATAATAAAACAGGTTAACAATTTAAGAAACCTATGTCAAGACCTTATTAAAATTAAATAAAACTAAAACATCTCCATTTTCCCCTTGAATTTTATGTGTTTGTATGATAATATCTTAAATATTGGAGGAAGGAAACTATATGGCAAATGCAGGAGGCCTTAATAAAAAGGCCAAGGTCGAAAATGATGACCTTTTAAAATTAGTTACATTCCAACTCGGAGAAGAACTTTACGGTGTAGAAATTATGGATGTTGACCAAATAGTCAGGGTTCAAGATGTAAGGCCTATTCCGAATGCTCCGTATTATGTTGAAGGAATTTTTAACCTACGAAGCGAAATTATTCCGGTAATAAGTCTTCACAAGAGATTTCACATAAAAAAGGCTTCTTTAGATGAAGGCGATGAGTTTTTGGGCGGCTTTATAATCATAAAGGTTGAGAATAACAAAATCGGTATTATAATCGATAGAGTAGCCCGTGTTGTTGATGTAAAAAAAGATGAAGTACAGCCTCCGCCTCAAATGATAGCAGGTATCGGAGCCGAATACATTAACGGCGTTGTCCGCCGAGATCCCGGTTACCTAATAATCTTGGATATTCACAGGCTCTTTAATCCGAAAGAATTACAGAAAATTACGAATTTATAAAAATTATGAAAGTACCTGTTTACAGTTCCACTATAAGACGCTCCGAAATGGATGCTGTTCTTACATGTATGGTCGAGGAAAAAATAGGCCCCGGCGAAATGAATCAAAAACTTATCAAGCAGGTTTGCGAAACATTTCAAACAGCCGGAGCCGCTGCATTTAGAAGCCCGTCCATAGCTTTAAACTATGCTTTAAAGGCCTTAAATCTTGAAAACGGTTCATCGGTTATTATCTCAAGCCTTGCACCCTCTTGGCAATATGTAGAATTAAACCGCCAAGGGTATAAACCGATTGTGCTTGATGTAGAAGCCGATTCCGTTTTTCCTTCCTTTGAAAGCATTGAAAATGCGGTTCAAGCCAGTGGAAGAGTTCTTGTCCTACATGAAACCTTGGGCTTTTTACCTGATATCGAAAAGATATTAAGCTTAAACATTCCCATAATAGAGGATATTTCTCAAAGTGCAGGAGCTGCCTACAAGGAAAAATATGCCGGCAGTATGGGAGTTTTTTCGATTTTGGGACTGGAAGAAAAGGATATTCTAACAGGCGGAGGAGGAGCCGTATTACTTGCTCCCGAAAGGCGGAATGCAATAGTCTTAAAAAAGCTTTATGACGAATCCCCTCTTACAGACCAATTGCCCGACATAAATGCGTCCTTAGCCTTTGTTCAGTTAAAACAGATGGCAAAAAACATGGAGCAGCGCAAGGAAATGCACGAGTCCTATGTCCGTTCTTTGATGCAGGGAAAACATAAAACGATAGCTCAAAAAGAAGACACGGTAAATCCGGTTTATTCTTTTCCGGTTATTTTAAATTCGGGAGTTTCTGATGTACAAAAATATGCGGCAAAAAAGGATATAGATATAGAGCTTGCTTTTAAAAATTCTACCGTCGAATACTTAAAAGAAAGTCAAGAAAGTTTTATAAATGCATCTTCTCTTTTATTAAGATGTGTTCTTTTTCCTCTTTATCCGCGATTGGGTGCAAAAAAGTCGTCCGAGATTGCAAGAGTTTTAGCTACCCTGCCCTAATTTCTTTTATAAAATTAGGCCGGGCCTTTTGAAGGAAATAGAAATTTTGAAAAAAGCCCTTATAGTTTTAAGTATCGAAAAACCTAATGCAAAAAAGATTTGTAAAGAAATCGAAGCTTTTTTATCGGCAAAGGGAATCGATTCTTTTGTATATAAATATGACGGCATCTCCCATTCTCCCGAATTAAATGAAGACTATGACCTTGCAATAAGCCTTGGCGGAGACGGTACGGTTTTATTTACTGCCCGTTACAGTGCTCCGCGGCACATCCCCGTTTTTCCGATAAATTTAGGACGGTTCGGTTTTATAGCAAATATCGAACCTAAGGAATGGGAAGGAGAACTTTTACACCTCTTAAACGGAAAACAAGCCTTACATAAAAGGATGCTTCTTTCAGCTTCTATAAAACGGAAAAATAAAGAAATTGTAAAATATGAAGCCTTAAATGATGCCGTTGTTTCAGGTTCGGGCATAGCAAAACTGATAAACTTGGATATTTCCTTTAACGGAATTTCTTTCGGTGTTTTTAGGGCTGATGGGGTGATCGTTTCGACTCCTACAGGTTCGACTGCCTACTCGGCAGCTTCAGGAGGACCAATCTTAGATCCCGATGTATCGGCCTTTGTTTTAACCCCTATTTCTCCTTTTTCCTTATCGAACCGCCCCTTGGTTCTTCCATCGTCGGGTCAAATGAAGATAAAAATTCTTCCTGCAAGAGCAAAAGATATTATAGTTTCAATTGACGGACAGGAGATGGTTTCTTTACAAGAAGATGATGAGATTATAATAAGCGAGTCTCCCAATAAGGTAAAAATGGCAGGCTGTTCTCCCGATAATTTTTACAAGGCCCTGCGCTCAAAACTCGGCTGGTCGGGTTCTTCATCGCCCAAACTGAATTGATGTAAAAATTGACAGCAAAAATTGAATTGATTGACATTTTATCCCCTTTATTGTATTATCGTAGCTTATGATTACAGTAAGCGATTTAAGTTTAAAGTTCGGCGACAGGCCGCTTTTTAAGGATGTTAATTTAAAATTTACAAAAGGCAACTGCTACGGAATTATCGGCGCAAACGGAGCCGGAAAGTCTACTTTTTTAAAAGTGCTTTCGGGAGAATTGGAGCATGACTCAGGTGAGTTCAGCATTACCCCCGGAGAGCGAATGGCTGTTTTAAGGCAGGATCACTTTGCCTTTGACGAATACAGTGTAAAAGACACGGTTTTTATGGGCTATCCTAAGCTCTACAATGTTAGAAATGAAAGGGAAGCCATTTATGCAAAAGAAAATTTTAGCGAAGAAGACGGAATAAGAGCTTCGGAGTTGGAGGCCGAATTTGCAGATTTAAACGGCTGGGAGGCTGAAAATCAAATAGAACAAATTCTTTCAGGTTTGGGGCTTGATGAAAACTACCATGACAGGATGATGAGTGAACTGGATGAGGGACAGAAGGTACGGGTCTTGCTTGCTCAAGCCATCTTCGGCACCCCTGATATTCTTCTTTTAGACGAACCTACAAACGGTTTAGACCTTGAATCCATAGCATGGCTTGAAGAATTTTTAATCGACTTTCCCAATATTATAATTGTTGTTTC
Proteins encoded in this window:
- a CDS encoding chemotaxis protein CheW is translated as MANAGGLNKKAKVENDDLLKLVTFQLGEELYGVEIMDVDQIVRVQDVRPIPNAPYYVEGIFNLRSEIIPVISLHKRFHIKKASLDEGDEFLGGFIIIKVENNKIGIIIDRVARVVDVKKDEVQPPPQMIAGIGAEYINGVVRRDPGYLIILDIHRLFNPKELQKITNL
- a CDS encoding DegT/DnrJ/EryC1/StrS family aminotransferase codes for the protein MKVPVYSSTIRRSEMDAVLTCMVEEKIGPGEMNQKLIKQVCETFQTAGAAAFRSPSIALNYALKALNLENGSSVIISSLAPSWQYVELNRQGYKPIVLDVEADSVFPSFESIENAVQASGRVLVLHETLGFLPDIEKILSLNIPIIEDISQSAGAAYKEKYAGSMGVFSILGLEEKDILTGGGGAVLLAPERRNAIVLKKLYDESPLTDQLPDINASLAFVQLKQMAKNMEQRKEMHESYVRSLMQGKHKTIAQKEDTVNPVYSFPVILNSGVSDVQKYAAKKDIDIELAFKNSTVEYLKESQESFINASSLLLRCVLFPLYPRLGAKKSSEIARVLATLP
- a CDS encoding NAD(+)/NADH kinase; translation: MKKALIVLSIEKPNAKKICKEIEAFLSAKGIDSFVYKYDGISHSPELNEDYDLAISLGGDGTVLFTARYSAPRHIPVFPINLGRFGFIANIEPKEWEGELLHLLNGKQALHKRMLLSASIKRKNKEIVKYEALNDAVVSGSGIAKLINLDISFNGISFGVFRADGVIVSTPTGSTAYSAASGGPILDPDVSAFVLTPISPFSLSNRPLVLPSSGQMKIKILPARAKDIIVSIDGQEMVSLQEDDEIIISESPNKVKMAGCSPDNFYKALRSKLGWSGSSSPKLN